One region of Eulemur rufifrons isolate Redbay chromosome 1, OSU_ERuf_1, whole genome shotgun sequence genomic DNA includes:
- the RETREG2 gene encoding reticulophagy regulator 2 isoform X2 encodes MASGGGGGNTGAGGGPGMGLSLGLGLGLGLSMGEATGEAEEEAATAEAVGRLATTLWLRLRGWEAVLAAAQRLLVWEKPLHSLVTAAALNGLFWLLSSSSLRPFFLLSISLLAYFLLDLWQPRFFPDVSASSPEEPHSDSEGAGSGARPHLLSVPELCRYLAESWLTFQIHLQELLQYKRQNPAQFCARVCSGCAVLAVLGHYVPGIMISYIVLLSILLWPLVVYHELIQRMYTRLEPLLMQLDYSMKAEADALHHKHDKRKRQGKNIPPGGDEPLAETESESEAELAGFSAVVDVKKTALALAITDSELSDEEASILESGGFSVSRATTPQLTDVSEDLDQQSLPSEPEEALSRELGEGEEAELVPPEDLLGPAQTLSRQALDSEEEEEDVAAKETLLRLSSPLHFVNTHFNGAGSSPDGVKCSPGGSVETLSPEADLPQPLPAPEEEEALTTEDFELLDQGELEQLNAELGLGPETPPEPPDAPPLGPDTCSLIQSDREAQAMAEP; translated from the exons ATGGCGAGCGGCGGTGGGGGTGGAAACACCGGCGCGGGTGGGGGCCCTGGGATGGGCCTGAGCCTCGGCCTGGGCCTGGGTCTGGGCCTAAGCATGGGTGAGGCCACCGGCGAGGCGGAGGAGGAGGCGGCCACGGCCGAGGCGGTGGGACGTCTGGCCACGACGCTGTGGCTGCGGCTCCGCGGCTGGGAGGCGGTGCTGGCGGCGGCGCAGCGGCTGCTGGTATGGGAGAAGCCGCTGCACAGCCTGGTCACGGCGGCCGCGCTCAACGGCCTCTTCTG GTTGCTGTCTTCGTCGTCCCTCCGGCCCTTCTTCCTACTCAGCATCTCACTTTTGGCCTATTTTCTGCTGGATCTCTGGCAGCCTCGTTTTTTCCCTGATGTTTCAG CATCTTCCCCAGAGGAGCCACACTCTGACAG TGAGGGTGCGGGGTCAGGAGCCCGGCCGCACCTGCTGAGTGTGCCCGAGTTGTGCAGATACCTGGCTGAGAGCTGGCTCACCTTCCAGATTCACCTGCAGGAGCTGCTCCAGTACAAGAGGCAGAATCCAGCTCAG TTCTGTGCTCGAGTCTGCTCTGGCTGTGCTGTGCTGGCTGTGCTGGGACACTATGTTCCAGGAATTATGATTTCCTACATTGTCT TGCTGAGTATCCTGCTGTGGCCCCTGGTGGTTTATCATGAGCTAATCCAGAGGATGTATACTCGCCTCGAGCCCCTGCTCATGCAGCTGGACTACAGCATGAAGGCGGAAGCTGATGCCCTGCATCACAAACACGACAAGAGGA AGCGGCAAGGAAAGAACATACCCCCAGGAGGTGATGAACCACTGGCAGAGACAGAGAGTGAGAGCGAGGCAGAGCTGGCTGGCTTCTCCGCAGTG GTGGATGTGAAGAAAACAGCACTGGCATTGGCCATTACAGACTCAGAGCTGTCAGATGAAGAGGCTTCTATCTTGGAGAGTGGTGGCTTCTCAGTATCCCGGGCCACAACTCCACAACTGACTGATGTCTCTGAGG ATTTGGACCAACAGAGCCTGCCAAGTGAGCCAGAGGAGGCCCTGAGCCgggagctgggagagggagaggaggcagagctAGTGCCTCCTGAAGATCTACTGGGCCCTGCTCAGACCCTGTCAAGGCAAGCCCTGGACtcggaggaagaggaagaagatgtgGCAGCTAAGGAAACCTTGCTTCGGCTCTCATCCCCCCTTCATTTTGTGAACACGCACTTCAATGGGGCAGGGTCCTCCCCAGATGGAGTGAAGTGCTCCCCTGGAGGATCAGTGGAGACGCTGAGCCCAGAGGCC GACTTACCCCAGCCCTTGCCTGCccctgaggaagaagaggcaCTCACCACTGAGGACTTTGAGTTGCTGGATCAGGGGGAGCTGGAGCAGCTGAATGCAGAGCTGGGCTTGGGGCCAGAGACACCCCCAGAGCCCCCTGATGCTCCACCCCTGGGTCCTGACACCTGTTCTCTGATACAGTCAGACCGAGAGGCTCAGGCCATGGCAGAGCCATGA
- the RETREG2 gene encoding reticulophagy regulator 2 isoform X1 gives MASGGGGGNTGAGGGPGMGLSLGLGLGLGLSMGEATGEAEEEAATAEAVGRLATTLWLRLRGWEAVLAAAQRLLVWEKPLHSLVTAAALNGLFWLLSSSSLRPFFLLSISLLAYFLLDLWQPRFFPDVSASSPEEPHSDSEGAGSGARPHLLSVPELCRYLAESWLTFQIHLQELLQYKRQNPAQFCARVCSGCAVLAVLGHYVPGIMISYIVLLSILLWPLVVYHELIQRMYTRLEPLLMQLDYSMKAEADALHHKHDKRKRQGKNIPPGGDEPLAETESESEAELAGFSAVVDVKKTALALAITDSELSDEEASILESGGFSVSRATTPQLTDVSEDLDQQSLPSEPEEALSRELGEGEEAELVPPEDLLGPAQTLSRQALDSEEEEEDVAAKETLLRLSSPLHFVNTHFNGAGSSPDGVKCSPGGSVETLSPEAVSGDLSAPPSTLSPPLCLADSDPVPSSSMFSPLPQDLPQPLPAPEEEEALTTEDFELLDQGELEQLNAELGLGPETPPEPPDAPPLGPDTCSLIQSDREAQAMAEP, from the exons ATGGCGAGCGGCGGTGGGGGTGGAAACACCGGCGCGGGTGGGGGCCCTGGGATGGGCCTGAGCCTCGGCCTGGGCCTGGGTCTGGGCCTAAGCATGGGTGAGGCCACCGGCGAGGCGGAGGAGGAGGCGGCCACGGCCGAGGCGGTGGGACGTCTGGCCACGACGCTGTGGCTGCGGCTCCGCGGCTGGGAGGCGGTGCTGGCGGCGGCGCAGCGGCTGCTGGTATGGGAGAAGCCGCTGCACAGCCTGGTCACGGCGGCCGCGCTCAACGGCCTCTTCTG GTTGCTGTCTTCGTCGTCCCTCCGGCCCTTCTTCCTACTCAGCATCTCACTTTTGGCCTATTTTCTGCTGGATCTCTGGCAGCCTCGTTTTTTCCCTGATGTTTCAG CATCTTCCCCAGAGGAGCCACACTCTGACAG TGAGGGTGCGGGGTCAGGAGCCCGGCCGCACCTGCTGAGTGTGCCCGAGTTGTGCAGATACCTGGCTGAGAGCTGGCTCACCTTCCAGATTCACCTGCAGGAGCTGCTCCAGTACAAGAGGCAGAATCCAGCTCAG TTCTGTGCTCGAGTCTGCTCTGGCTGTGCTGTGCTGGCTGTGCTGGGACACTATGTTCCAGGAATTATGATTTCCTACATTGTCT TGCTGAGTATCCTGCTGTGGCCCCTGGTGGTTTATCATGAGCTAATCCAGAGGATGTATACTCGCCTCGAGCCCCTGCTCATGCAGCTGGACTACAGCATGAAGGCGGAAGCTGATGCCCTGCATCACAAACACGACAAGAGGA AGCGGCAAGGAAAGAACATACCCCCAGGAGGTGATGAACCACTGGCAGAGACAGAGAGTGAGAGCGAGGCAGAGCTGGCTGGCTTCTCCGCAGTG GTGGATGTGAAGAAAACAGCACTGGCATTGGCCATTACAGACTCAGAGCTGTCAGATGAAGAGGCTTCTATCTTGGAGAGTGGTGGCTTCTCAGTATCCCGGGCCACAACTCCACAACTGACTGATGTCTCTGAGG ATTTGGACCAACAGAGCCTGCCAAGTGAGCCAGAGGAGGCCCTGAGCCgggagctgggagagggagaggaggcagagctAGTGCCTCCTGAAGATCTACTGGGCCCTGCTCAGACCCTGTCAAGGCAAGCCCTGGACtcggaggaagaggaagaagatgtgGCAGCTAAGGAAACCTTGCTTCGGCTCTCATCCCCCCTTCATTTTGTGAACACGCACTTCAATGGGGCAGGGTCCTCCCCAGATGGAGTGAAGTGCTCCCCTGGAGGATCAGTGGAGACGCTGAGCCCAGAGGCCGTGAGTGGTGACCTCAGTGCTCCACCCAGCACCCTGTCACCCCCACTTTGCCTTGCTGACAGTGACccagtcccctcctcctccatgtTCTCACCTCTTCCCCAGGACTTACCCCAGCCCTTGCCTGCccctgaggaagaagaggcaCTCACCACTGAGGACTTTGAGTTGCTGGATCAGGGGGAGCTGGAGCAGCTGAATGCAGAGCTGGGCTTGGGGCCAGAGACACCCCCAGAGCCCCCTGATGCTCCACCCCTGGGTCCTGACACCTGTTCTCTGATACAGTCAGACCGAGAGGCTCAGGCCATGGCAGAGCCATGA
- the CNPPD1 gene encoding protein CNPPD1 yields the protein MDVAGLLLDEEVTFSLSGFQDFTFLPGHQKLSARIRRRLYYGWDWEADCSLEELSSPVADIAVELLQKAAPSPIRRLQKKYVAHVSREACISPCAMMLALVYIERLRHRNPDYLQHVSSSDLFLISMMVASKYLYDEGEEEEVFNDEWGAAGGMPVPALNALERGFLSAMDWRLYTDPREIFEVLSWLESCVAEQQGWRRGWYTYTDLCVLLEQPTWQLALGSLCQRLVKLSCLLAVAYVSSVALAVASVAVIHQSLGLSCSPPPGPPDLGVTSRCLLEPCVPSVPQCLSSPANVSSCPEGDKGLRSLWGSLLASLTPPPLPPPEPPAPSTLLHNCPLCQKLQRASPTCRACHHPNHTVPTGPPSPWYHTHGLAPPWPWSPVPPPLPQPQQCSLFSVMELARLKSFIFPG from the exons ATGGACGTGGCCGGGCTCCTACTGGACGAAGAAGTCACCTTCTCCCTCTCCGGCTTCCAGGACTTCACG TTCCTCCCAGGACACCAGAAGCTGAGTGCTCGGATCCGAAGGAGACTTTACTATGGCTGGGACTGGGAAGCTGACTGTAGCCTGGAGGAGCTCTCCAGCCCCGTGGCAG ACATTGCTGTGGAACTGCTCCAGAAGGCAGCCCCCAGCCCTATTCGCCGACTTCAGAAGAAATACGTAGCTCATGTGTCCCG GGAGGCATGCATCTCCCCCTGTGCTATGATGCTAGCTCTGGTGTACATTGAGCGGCTCCGACACCGCAACCCAGACTACCTGCAGCACGTGTCATCCTCTGACTTGTTCCTGATCTCCATG ATGGTGGCCAGTAAGTACCTCTATgatgaaggggaagaggaggaggtctTCAATGACGAATGGGGAGCCGCTGGAGGTATGCCCGTGCCTGCTCTCAATGCCTTGGAGAGGGGCTTCCTGAGTGCCATG GATTGGCGTCTCTACACTGACCCTCGGGAGATCTTTGAGGTGCTCAGCTGGCTAGAGAGCTG TGTGGCTGAGCAGCAGGGATGGCGGCGGGGCTGGTACACCTACACAGACCTGTGTGTGCTGCTGGAACAACCAACCTGGCAGTTGGCCCTGGGCTCCCTCTGCCAGAGGCTGGTAAAG CTATCTTGCCTGTTAGCTGTGGCATATGTGAGCAGTGTGGCCCTGGCTGTGGCATCAGTGGCTGTCATACACCAGTCCTTGGGGCTGTCCTGCAGCCCTCCACCTGGCCCCCCTGACCTTGGAGTGACCTCCCGGTGCCTCTTGGAGCCCTGCGTACCTTCTGTACCACAGTGCCTGTCGTCTCCTGCTAATGTCTCCAGCTGCCCAGAAGGCGACAAAGGACTGCGTTCACTCTGGGGCAGTCTTCTGGCCTCACTGACTCCCCCTCCGTTGCCTCCCCCAGAACCCCCTGCCCCTTCCACTCTTCTCCATAACTGCCCCCTTTGCCAGAAGCTCCAGAGAGCCTCCCCAACCTGCCGTGCCTGCCATCACCCCAATCATACGGTCCCCACTgggcctcccagcccctggtaccACACCCATGGCCTGGCTCCACCCTGGCCCTGGAGCCCTgtgcccccacccctaccccagccccaGCAATGTTCCCTTTTCAGTGTCATGGAG